In Bacilli bacterium PM5-9, the sequence ATGAAAAAAATTAAAGGTAATCACAAATTAACTCAAGAAAACATGGATGAAATGTTTCGTGAGATAAGATTAGCTTTATTAGAGGCAGATGTAAACTTTAAGGTAGTTAAGGAGTTTATTGCTAATATAAAGGAAAAAGCTGAGGGGCAAGATGTAATTAATCAGCTAAATCCTAGTCAAATGGTAGTTAAAATAGTTAATGATGAATTAGTTCATTTATTTGGAGATTCATTAGAAGAAATAAAATTTAAGACTAATGGTCCAACAATTATAATGATGGTTGGATTACAAGGTGCAGGTAAGACAACAACTGCTGGAAAACTATCAAATTTTTTAAGAGAAAAATATAGTAAGAAACCATTATTAATTGCGGCAGATATTTACCGTCCAGCAGCAATTGATCAGTTAAAAACAGTAGGAGAACAATTAGAAGTACCTGTTTTTGAAATGGGGCAAATTGATCCACGTGAGATAGTTGAAAAAGGATTAGAATATGCAAAAGAAAATGATAATGATTTAATTATCATTGATACTGCAGGTCGTTTACATTTAGATGAAGTTTTAATGCAAGAGTTAATAGATTTAAAAGCGTTAGTTAATCCTGATGAAATATTATTAGTAGTAGATTCATTAACAGGACAAGATGCGATTAATGTTGCTCAATCTTACAATGATCAATTAGCAATCACTGGTGCAATTCTTACTAAATTAGATGGAGATTCTCGTGGTGGTGCGGCATTGTCAATAAAACATGTTACTGGTGTTCCAATTAAATTTATTGGTACAGGTGAAAAGTTAGATGCAATTGACTTATTCCATCCTGAAAGAATGGTTAGTAGAATGTTAGGAATGGGAGATGTATTATCATTAATTGAGAAAGCATCGAATGTTATTGATGAAGAAAAGGCTGGAAAATCAGTTGATAGAATGATGTCAGGAAAATTTGATTTGGAAGATATGTTAGAGCAAATGGAACAAGTAAATAAGCTTGGATCATTGGGTGGTTTAGCAAAAATGATTCCTGGTATGAATAAAATAAGTGATGAAGACGAAGAAAAGGCTAATCAAAAATTGAAAAAAACTAAAGCTGTTATTCAATCAATGACGCCAAAGGAAAGAAGAAATCCACAAATTATTAAAGCTAAAAGAAAAGATCGAATTGCTAAAGGGTGTGGATTAAATAATGCAGAGATAAATAAGGTATTAAGAGAATATGAATCAATGAAAAAAATGATGAAGCAAATGGGTTCAATGATGGGTAAAGGTAAAATGCCAACCTCAATGAATGATATTAAGAAAATGATGGGTGGTATGAAGTTTTAACAAGAGTTGTAATTTATTACAACTTTTTGTTGGAACTACTATATTTTAGAAGAGCAATTTGCTATAATATTATTATATAATTTAACAAAGGAGGAGAAATAAATAATGAAGATAAAAAAACTTTTTTTTCCTTTAATATTATTATCTTTAGTAGCATGTAGTAATTCGAATGTAAATAAAATAGAAACAATAAATGTTGAAAATATTAGTGTGCAAGAGTTAGATGATGATGAGTATATTAAAGAACAAGATAAAAAGGGCGATAAAACTATTGCAAAAAAATATAAAATGGAAAATGATAATTTTTCAATAATTGAGGATAGTGCATTTAATGGATGTACGGATTTACGTAATAATAGATTAGAAAACTTTGCAATTAGAAATAGTGAAGTTAAGGTTACTATTGATAAGAAACGAGCAAAATATGTTATTTATCAAATGGGTGAAAAAAATACTTGTAAAAAAACTCTTACAATAAAAGATAAAATTACTTATAAAGCAGCTGAACATAATGGTGCATTATACATTGAAACAAAGGATGCAAAAGATGATAATGCTAAGAGAAGTTTATATAAATATGATGGTAAGAAATTAAAACTTATTCAAGATGGTATTAATC encodes:
- a CDS encoding signal recognition particle subunit SRP54 (product_source=KO:K03106; cath_funfam=1.10.260.30,1.20.120.140,3.40.50.300; cog=COG0541; ko=KO:K03106; pfam=PF00448,PF02881,PF02978; smart=SM00962,SM00963; superfamily=52540; tigrfam=TIGR00959) — encoded protein: MNDMAFDNLSTRLQNSMKKIKGNHKLTQENMDEMFREIRLALLEADVNFKVVKEFIANIKEKAEGQDVINQLNPSQMVVKIVNDELVHLFGDSLEEIKFKTNGPTIIMMVGLQGAGKTTTAGKLSNFLREKYSKKPLLIAADIYRPAAIDQLKTVGEQLEVPVFEMGQIDPREIVEKGLEYAKENDNDLIIIDTAGRLHLDEVLMQELIDLKALVNPDEILLVVDSLTGQDAINVAQSYNDQLAITGAILTKLDGDSRGGAALSIKHVTGVPIKFIGTGEKLDAIDLFHPERMVSRMLGMGDVLSLIEKASNVIDEEKAGKSVDRMMSGKFDLEDMLEQMEQVNKLGSLGGLAKMIPGMNKISDEDEEKANQKLKKTKAVIQSMTPKERRNPQIIKAKRKDRIAKGCGLNNAEINKVLREYESMKKMMKQMGSMMGKGKMPTSMNDIKKMMGGMKF